The DNA window GCATTGGGCGCCGGTGACCCGCCGTGCCCGGGTGGTCGGCGCCATCAATGCGTTGACGGCCCTGTTCATGGTGGCTGGCGCCGGCGCGGTGGCCGCCGCGCAGATGCTGGGCGCGACCGTGCCGATGGTGCTGGTGGCGCTCGGCGTGGTGGCGCTCGGTTCGGCGGTGTGGATTTTCCGCGTGCTGCCGACCAACCCGCTCAGCGATCTCGTCTCCATTCTGCTGCGCGCCGTGTTCCGCATGGAAGTGACCGGCACGGAGAACATTCCGCCGGCCGGGCAGGGGACGATCATCGCCCTCAACCACACCAGCTTCCTCGATGCCGTGGTCGCCATATCCTTGCTCGACCGCGATCCGGTGTTCGCCATCGACCACACCATCGCCGAGGCCTGGTGGGTGAAGCCGTTCCTGCGCTTTACCCGCGCCATCCCGCTCGATCCGACGCGGCCGCTGGCCACCCGCTCGCTGATCGCCGCCGTCAAGGCTGGCGAGACGCTGATCATCTTCCCCGAGGGGCGGATCACCGTCACCGGCACGCTGATGAAGGTTTACGACGGCGTCGGCCTGATCGCCGAGAAGTCCGGGGCGCCGATCGTGCCGGTGCGGCTGTCGGGCCTGGAATCGACGGTGTTCAGCCGTTTGAATTCGCTGCAGGTGAAGCGCCGCTGGTTCCCCAAGGTGACGGTGACCATCATCCCGCCGGCCCGTCTCAGCCTGCCGGACACCCTCAAGGGCAAGCTGCGCCGGCAGGCGGCCGGCAACGCGCTCTACGGCATCATGTCGGACATGATGTTCCGCACCACCGACACCGACCTCAGCATTTTCGAGGCGATCGTCGCCGCCGGCCGCCAGAACGGCGCCGGCCGGGTGGCGGTGAGCGACCCGGTGGTCGGCAAGCTCAGCTATCGTCGCCTTTTGATGGGCGCGCGCATTCTCGGCCGCAAGCTCATGCCGCTGACCGCACCGGGCGAGGCGGTGGCGCTGATGGTGCCCAACGCCGTCGGCGGCGTGGCGGCTTTCCTGGGGCTGCAAGCGACCGGCCGCGTGCCGGCGATGATCAACTTCACGGCCGGCCCGACCAACATTCTCGCCGCTTGTGCCGCCTGTGAAGCCAAGGTGTTCGTCACCTCGCGCGTGTTCGTGGAAAAGGGCCGGCTGGAGCCGGTGATCGCCGCCATCGGTGACAAGCTCAGGATCGTCTGGCTGGAAGATCTCCGCGCCACGGTGACCAGGGGCGACAAGATCGACGCCCTCCTCAACTGGTCGCGCCGGCAGACCGATGCCGGCCCGGATACGCCGGCCGCCATCCTGTTCACCTCGGGGTCGGAGGGCACGCCGAAGGGTGTGGTGCTCAGCCATCGCAACATCCTGGCCAACGTGGCGCAGGTGGCGGCGCGCATAGATTTCTCGCGCCCCGATACCGCCTTCAACGCGCTGCCGATCTTCCACTCCTTCGGGCTCACCGCCGGGCTGATCCTGCCGCTGGTCTCCGGGGTGTCGGTGTTCCTCTACCCGACACCGCTGCACTACCGGATCATCCCGGAACTGGTCTACGAGACCAACGCCACCGTGCTGTTCGGTACCGACACGTTCTTGAACGGCTACGGCCGCATGGCCCACCCTTACGATTTCCGCTCGCTGCGCCTGCTGGTGGCCGGCGCCGAGGCAGTGAAGGAGGCGACGCGCAAGCTCTATTCGGAGAAGTTCGGCCTGCGCATCCTGGAGGGCTATGGCGTGACCGAGACGGCGCCGGTGCTGGCGCTCAACACACCGATGTATAACCGCGCCGGCAGCGTCGGCCGCCTGCTGCCCGGCATCGAGCATCGGCTGGAGGCGGTGGACGGCATCGAGGCGGGCGGACGCCTGCATGTGCGTGGGCCCAACGTGATGCTCGGCTATCTCCGCACCGAAAAGCCCGGCGTGCTCGAGGCCCCCGAGGAGGGCTGGTACGACACCGGCGACATCGTGGCGATCGACGGCGACGGCTTCATCGCCATCAAGGGCCGCGCCAAGCGCTTCGCCAAGATCGGCGGCGAGATGGTGTCGCTGGCCGCCATCGACGCGCTGGCCGCCGGCTGCTGGCCGGGCGCCGCCTCGGCCGCCGCCAGCGTTCCGGACGCCAAGAAGGGCGAGCGCATCATCCTGGTGACCGACAAGACGGGGGCAGACCGGGACACCTTCATGGCCTTCGCACGCGGGCGCGGCGCGACGGAACTGATGGTCCCCAGCGAGGTGCTGGTGGTGCCGGGGTTGCCGCTGCTCGGTTCGGGCAAGACGGATTTCGCGGCGCTGGGGAAGCTGGTGGAAGCGCATGCCGTAGAAGCGGCGTAGCGCTTCGGGACGGTTGATGGCGGATCGATACGGGGCTCCGAGGACATGGGCGGCTGATAGTGCCCTCGGAGCCTCTTTCGGCCTGAGGTCCTCTGCCTGCGCAGAGGATGACAAAATTATATATAAAACAGATAGATAGTGGCGTTTTCACCTGCCCATAAGGTGTCATTCTCTGCGAAGGCAGAGGACCTCAGGCAGGAAGAGGCGATCGGCCGATATGACGCTCCAAGGACATGGGCGGCTGATAGTGCTCATGGAGCCCCTTTCGGCCTGAGGTCCTCTGCCTGCGCAGAGGAAGACAGAATTATATATATAAAACAGTTAGATAGCGGCGTTTTCACCTGCCCATAAGGTGTCATTCTCTGCGAAGGCAGAGGACCTCAGGCAGGAAGAGGCGATCGGCCGATATGACGCTCCAAGGACATGGGCGGCTGATAGTGCTCATGGAGCCCCTTTCGGCCTGAGGTTCTCTGCCTTCGCAGAGAATGACAGGATTATATTTATGGAACAGGTAGATAGCGGCGCGCCCCTACCCATAAAGTGTCATTCTCTGCGAAGGCAGAGAACCTCAGGCAGGA is part of the Pleomorphomonas sp. PLEO genome and encodes:
- a CDS encoding acyl-[ACP]--phospholipid O-acyltransferase, whose product is MSKSLLIQRRFGPLFLVQFFSAFNDNFLKNALVFMILFQMGVQGGESLVTIASGILMLPFIFLSGLGGQLADRYDKARVAQWLKLVEISIAGLAVLGFAIQSVSVLMSALVLFGVISALFGPIKYGILPDLLAPSELARGNALVEGATFVAILLGTYAGGFATGAYGGPIVFGVAMMTLAVGSWLAALAMPKVGAASPEAAVDANVFGSTVRLIGELWAEARLWRTGVMVSLFWMFGVVAMALMPTMVKDILGGREAAVSAYLTVFAVSIALGSGLGAWLSAGRIVLLPVPVASVAIGLAALDLASTLSGLAPAPATDSLREFFSHPGAIHAALDLAALAIAGGVFIVPSFAAAQHWAPVTRRARVVGAINALTALFMVAGAGAVAAAQMLGATVPMVLVALGVVALGSAVWIFRVLPTNPLSDLVSILLRAVFRMEVTGTENIPPAGQGTIIALNHTSFLDAVVAISLLDRDPVFAIDHTIAEAWWVKPFLRFTRAIPLDPTRPLATRSLIAAVKAGETLIIFPEGRITVTGTLMKVYDGVGLIAEKSGAPIVPVRLSGLESTVFSRLNSLQVKRRWFPKVTVTIIPPARLSLPDTLKGKLRRQAAGNALYGIMSDMMFRTTDTDLSIFEAIVAAGRQNGAGRVAVSDPVVGKLSYRRLLMGARILGRKLMPLTAPGEAVALMVPNAVGGVAAFLGLQATGRVPAMINFTAGPTNILAACAACEAKVFVTSRVFVEKGRLEPVIAAIGDKLRIVWLEDLRATVTRGDKIDALLNWSRRQTDAGPDTPAAILFTSGSEGTPKGVVLSHRNILANVAQVAARIDFSRPDTAFNALPIFHSFGLTAGLILPLVSGVSVFLYPTPLHYRIIPELVYETNATVLFGTDTFLNGYGRMAHPYDFRSLRLLVAGAEAVKEATRKLYSEKFGLRILEGYGVTETAPVLALNTPMYNRAGSVGRLLPGIEHRLEAVDGIEAGGRLHVRGPNVMLGYLRTEKPGVLEAPEEGWYDTGDIVAIDGDGFIAIKGRAKRFAKIGGEMVSLAAIDALAAGCWPGAASAAASVPDAKKGERIILVTDKTGADRDTFMAFARGRGATELMVPSEVLVVPGLPLLGSGKTDFAALGKLVEAHAVEAA